In the Bacillus amyloliquefaciens DSM 7 = ATCC 23350 genome, GTTTTGAATCTGCTTCGGAAAGCGTACCTTTGCTTAAAGAAGCTTCTAAGGAGTTGAGAAATTCAAATACATTATCCCCATTTTGAGCGACGCCCCCGAAAGCTGAATTCGGGTCAGAATTCACTTTCAGCACTGCCCCGTTCGAGATGTTGATGTTAACATCCGAAGCACTAGTGTAATTTTCATAGTTGTACGTATATGTACCGTCAGCATTTTCAGTAATCGGCGGGACGTCTGAATTGGTTCCGTTAAACAGGTAACGCCCGTTCACCTGAGTATTCGCGACAGAAACGAGCTGCTTTTTCAGCTGGCCGATTTCTGTACCGATTGCTTTTAATTCCGTTTCACCGTTCGAATCACTTTTGGCCTGAACCATCAAGTCCCGGATTTTCCCCATAATATCGGTTTCTGAGTTTACGCTTGATTCCGAGTTTTCCAGCCATGTAAAACCTTGCGAAACATTCCGCTGATATTGGTTTACCTGCGCAAGCTGAGTACGGTACTGCATTCCCTTCATTGCAACGACCGGGTCATCAGAAGCTTTCGTGATTTTTTTCCCCGTAGACACTTGCTGCTGAAGCCGATCGAGCTTGTCATAACTTGAGCCGATAAATCGAAGAGAATTTTTTGCGATCATCCCTTGAGTTACTCTCATTTACTTATCTCCTATCTTCCTCCGGTGCCCATACCGTTAATAATTTTATCGAATATTTCATCCTGCATCGTTATGATTCGCGCAGCGGCATTATAAGCGTGTTGAAACTGAATCATATTTGTCATTTCTTCATCTAAAGACACGGCGCTGACTGATTGTCTCCTTTGATCGGCTGAAAGAGTGTTGCTTTCAGAGTTGTTCATAAGATTGGCCGCTTTTTGTGAATTAACGCCCAGCTTGCCGATAAGGGATTCATAAAAGTCATTAATTGTAGTGGTTTCACCGTTAATAGTCAGCTTGCTGTTCTGCACGGCTGCCAGGTTAGTCGCGTTTGTGCCGTCACTTTTTTCTCCGTTTAACGACGCTGCGATATTGTCAGTAGACGCGAGGATTTTGTCACTGACTTTTATTTTCGCTGCCGCACCTTTTGCCGGCACCGCTTCATCACCGCTGAAATCAAAAAATGCCGCGCCCTGTTCGCCTGTATAGGTCTTTCCTTTTTCGTGAACTGCGTTAAACGCGTCAGCAAAGGATAGCGCCATATTGTCAAGAGCCGTCAGCATTTCAGGGTAGAGGCCTTTTTCTTCTCCATTCGACATATAGCCGTATGACTCAATAAGACCTAAAAGTGAGCCTTTTCCGGTAAATGCATCCGCATTGACCTCGCTGCTGCCGATTGACACACTCGACACAAGGCCGCTGTCCTTGTCGTAGTTGATTTTCATTTCTGAAACGGTTTTTGTATTACCATCCAGCAGCGTTCCGAGAGAATTGTTGTTTCCGTTCAGCAATTCCACGTTAACCGTGCCCTCAGCAGTCGCCAAGGAATGCCCGCCCGACTTATTATATGAAACTTTTATATTTGCCATAGAAGATAATTGATCAATCAATCTGTCTCTTTGGTCATATAAATCATTAGGGAGCATACCGCTCGGTTCAACTGCCGCTATTTGAGTATTAAGGTCATTCAGCTGATTGAGAATTGAATTGACCTGGTCCGCTGTGTTATCCAGATTCTTTTTAATATCACCCTGAATGTTAGTCAACGAGGTAGATATATAGTTAAAACTTTCAGCAAGAGATTTCCCCTGCTCCTGCAAGACTGAGCGCGCTCCCGTATTTTCCGGATTCGTCGCCAGATCCTGAAGGGCATTCCAAAACGAACTGAGCGATCCGTTTAAACCGTTATCGTCAAGCTCTTTCATGACGCCTTCCATTTGCGATAATGAATTGGAACGGGCTGTATAGTAGCCTAATTTTGTATTTTCAGTTCTGTACTGATAGTCTAAAAAACTGTCTCTGACGCGCTCCACTGAACCGGCTTTAACACCTGTTCCGATTTGGCCGGCTGTCAGATCACTGTTTTTTGATACAGCGGGATAAGGACTCGTCGATTGTAACGTGACTCGCTGCCTTGTATATCCTGCTGTATTTGCATTTGCAACGTTATTTGAAACGGTGCTCAATGCAGTCTGCTGCGCACTCAGTGCACGCCTTGCTGTTTCGAGCCCCATAAAAGTCGATGGCATTGAAAATCCTCCGTTCTAAGCTTTTGAATCGAATAATGTCAAACGGCTGACAGGCTGGCGTGCCGTTTGCGGCTCTTTATAATTCATATTCTCTTTTTCACCCGGCATTATCATATCGAATGCCCCGGAGATGAATTGCAAAGCCTGAATCGTGAGCTGTTTGTTCATCTCGTTCACTTCTTTCAGACGGTCAAGAAGCGCAGACAAAGAGTGAAATAACCCTTCAAGCTCCTGTTTTTCGCTGCCTGAAGTTCTGGAGATGCATGCAGCAATTGTGTTGTCCTCACTGCCGCTGAGAAACTGAGAAGTCAGCTTGATTCGTTCTTCTTCAGTCTGCCCGATTGCCTGAATATACTTTTGCTCTTTAGTCAATATGTTGGAAAGCTCTTTTGTTTTACCTGCTTTCAGCGCTTCCGTTTTCTCCTCAGACAGCGTGAGCAGATGTTCATGCAGTGCGCAAAGTCGCTTCAGTTGATCAATAATTGGCTTTGCTGACATTGGCTTTCTCCTTTTTATTGCTTTTTATAGAAATTCACTATTTTTTCAGCGATGCTGTTTGAATCTATTTTATATGTTCCGCTCTCTATATCCGCTTTCAGCTGAGCGATTTTTTCCTGACGTGTTTTAGTGACCGCATCTGACGCATTTTGAAGCTCTTTTGCATGAGAAGAAATTTCCACTTTGTCTTTCGGCTTTGCAGCCTCTTTTTGTACGGCTTGCTTTTCGTAATTTTTTTGGTATGGATTAACGGATTGTGTTCCGTACTGATTGATTTTCATAGGATTCCTCTCGCTTTCTGTTCGCAGTCTAATTCTTTTATCGACTGCGTTATCAGTTAGTTTAGGGAATCAGGTGTTTTTGGTATTATAGGCATAGTATGTGTCATTTGAACTATTTTTCTCTTTGAATTCAGCAGCTGTTTTTTGATTCATATGGTCTAATTGCGACTCAATATCGGTCTGACAGGACTTGCAAAATTTCCCCGTCCTGATCGGATTTCCGCACCTTTCACAAGGGTATGCCAAATTCGGAAGCTGGCTGATCTGAATCCTTTTTTGTTTGATAAACTTGAGGATCAGCTCTTCTTCAACACCTGTTTCCTCAGTAATCTGCTGCATCGTCGACTGTCTGTTGACTTGCTTTCTTAAAAATTTATAGACGGTTTCAAATGCTTTTTCTTCTTCTTTAATACATGCCTGACATACGGTCTGCAGGTTCGTTTTAAAAAATAAAGCATTGCATTTTGGACAATTCGCCAATTCACCCATCGTATTAACTCCTATTCCTTCTTTTATCTGCCTTATATTTCTATCAATTATATCGGCAGGATAAAAGAATGATTTAGCTCCTGATTAAAGTAAAAGAGGAGACCGATAACGCTTTGCCTGCTGTCAGCAGAGCTCCGGCAGCTTGATGCAGTGTGGCGCCCGTCGTATAAATATCGTCTATTAAAATGACGTTCATACCTTCGGCGGAGTTTTCGGCAGCTGAAAACTTTTTTTCTGCGGAGAGCCTTTCTGTTTTGCTCTTTTTGGATTGTTTTTCATTGTTCAGTCGGATGAGGGGGGAAATGACGGGCATTCCGAGCAGCGAGGCCAGCAGCTCGGATTGATTAAATCCGCGCTCCGCCAGCCGTTCGGGGCTCAGCGGAATAGGGACGAGGATATGTGTATTTGCCGGATATGCCGCTTTAAAGCCGGCAGTAAAATCACGTTCAAATGTTTGAATGATTTTCGTATCACCCCTGAATTTAAACCGGGCCAATGAGTCCTTCATTGCATCATTATACAAAAAAACCGAACGGTTCTGCCGCAACAAAAAGCGCTGTTCCGTTTTTGATTCCCGCGCCATGCAGTCAGCGCATTTTTTGTTTGACTGCTGAGGCCTTCCGCATAAACTGCACACGGGGCCTTCGATTTTTTCAAATTGATTGCTGCATGCGCTGCATACCTCTTGCTCCGGCGCCAGAGAAAATAGAGAACTCCAAGTCAGTGATCTTGAAATTGGTGAGTCACACAATAAACAATTCAGAGAAATTACGCTCCTTCCCGAGTCTCACAGAACTCGCTGGGATTAACCGAAACAATCGCCGCTGATTCAGCAAGAATGACAAGCAGCGCCGTATTTTTCTGTTTATCAACCATCTCTGCTTTTGCGTAAGCAACTTTCTTTTTATCAGTAACATATGCCGGTTCAGCCCGGTTTAATGAAAGTGCCAGTACATCATTTTTGCATACCCGGCATGTGCATTTCATATGAAGCTGAGGTATATAGCGGTCGAGAAGTTCCTTTAATACGATTTCTTTAGAATTGACAAGCATGTTGACAGCTCCTCATAGGAAAAGTATGAGTATACTGTATCACGTTTTCTGAAATTAACTAGTCCAACAATTTATTTTTTTGTGCCAATTTGTTCATATATTCTATATGTTTTTTTGCTTTCTTCATACCGTTTGTCATTCCGAAATGAAACATGACGACATCACCGCTGAAATGTTTATAATGCCTGCCCGTTCTGCCTGCAATCTGTACGAGTGCGCTCTCAGTAAAGATAGGTGCTTCTGCGCCGAGGACACAAGTCTGGACTTTAGGTACGGTAACCCCTCTTTCTAAAATCGTAGTCGTTACCAGCAGGTCAAACCGTCCCTCTCTGAACCGTTTCACTTTATCCTTTCTGCATGTGTCTTCCGCATGCACGCCTTCTGCACGGATGTTTAATTTCTGAAAATAATCCGTTGTCTTTCTTAATATATGTACAGACGGAACGAATAAGAAAACCGGCAGTCGTGATTGAAGTTTTTGCCGGACCCAATCCGTTACAGAACGCGGCAGTTTTCCTTTCTCAAGCTTCTTCTTCCAATTGCCGCACCACAAAAAACGCGGCTCCGGGAGCGGTTTCCGATGATATCTGGCCGGTATGCGAACGCTTTTCAGCAAACCGGCCTCAGCCCTCTTTTTTAATGTGTCTGAAGGAGTTGCCGTTACATAAACTAGGGCGCTGTTTTTCTTTCTGGCTTTATCAACCGCAAATCTTAATGTCTCATCAGCTGAAAAAGGAAAAGCATCTACTTCATCTATTATCATTACATCAAAAATATCTCGATAGCGCATCAGCTGGTGAGCGGTTGAGATCATTAGCGGAGTCAAGCTGCCTTTGTCCTCACTGCCGCCGTACAAAGCAGAAACTTCGACTTTCTCAAATGCTTTTTTCAGTCTCGGCAGCAGTTCAAGTACGACATCTGTACGCGGAGTCGCGACACAGACGCGCAAGCCGTGATTCAGCGCAAACTCTATACCCGGAAACAGCATCTCTGTTTTCCCTGATCCGCAAACCGCCCATACCAGCAGCTCTTGTTTCTCTTTTATCGCTTCTATAAGCGCTTCCGCCGCCTGCTTCTGTCCGTCTGTCAGTGTTCCTTCCCAAGAAAGCTTGATAGGCTCCCAGCTGTTTTCAGCCGCTAGATTCCAAGAGTATAATGACGTCAGTTCATCAGCCCTTCCCATTACGACACAGGAACGGCAATAGGTAATATGTCTTTTGGCAGAGGGCGCCCAAAATACCGCAAAGCGGGCTTGGTCAGACTGGCCGCATCGGCGGCAGACATAACGGTTTTTCCGGCGGATGACTGACGGCTCGGCCGTTATATATTCTTTTTCTATAAAACGCTTGATGCACTGATCAGAAAACGGAATCTCAGATCTCAATAAATGCCTGCCGTAAAAGAAATCCCGCACCTTCGAAAATTCTGAAGCACCTCCGGACATCTCTCAGCCTCCTTTCTGCTCAAAGTATGCCTGCCGGGAAACTTTTTGTCGAATTACGAAAATAAGAAAATAAAAAATCTCCGCCCTTGAAAACGGAGATTTGCACTTAGTTTTTAAAACACCAGCCGATTCCGATGGCGCCTTCGCCCAAATGGGTTCCGATCACAGCTCCGAAATAGCTGTTATAGAATTCGACATGAGGATATTTACCGCTTAATTCTTGAATAATTTCAGCAGCTTCTTCTTCCCTGTTTGCATGAATGACAGCGGCCCGCATCGGGATTCCTTTACTTGCATCCTCGGCAAACAGCTCCAAAATTCTAGAAATCGCTTTTTTGCGTGTCCGAATCTTCTCAAAAGGAACAATTAGCTTATTGTCAAAATGAAGAATAGGCTTTACCTTTAACAGACCGCCGATAAAAGCCTGAGCACTGCTTAGACGCCCGCCCCGCTGCAGATGTGATAAATCGTCCACCATAAAATAAGCACGGACTGTTTTTTTCATTTCTTCCAGCTCTTTTATAATCTCTTCCGGAGAGTCAACTCCGTCTTTAATAAGCTGTGCAGCTTTTAATGCATAAAAACCTTGCGCTAAACAGCTGATTTCTGAATCAAAAGGATAAACTTTAATATGATCAACCATAGCGTTTGCCGAAGCGGCGCTGTTATAAGTTCCGCTGATTCCGCTGGACAAATGTATGCTTATGACTGCATCATATGTTTTGCCCAGCTCTTCGTACAATGCGATTAATTCACCGAAAGAAGGCTGGGACGTAGTCGGCAGCTCATCATGATTTTTCACTTCTTTATAAAAGCTTCTCCAGTCGAGTTCTGTTTCTTCTCGGAATGTTTTTTCACCGAAAACCACTTGAAGAGGGATCATATGAATATGATGTTCTTCTCTCATCTCTATCGGAATATATGCTGTACTGTCTGTTACAACTGCAATATTCATCACTTTACCTGCCTTATTAAGTACTTAATACGTATTTTAATAGATATGTAGCCGTAAAAAAAGACTTGCCATAATAGGCAAGTCTTCTCACACAGACTAACGCATCTCTACCCAGCCGTTTTTAATGGCTACGACAACAGCTTGTGTCCGGTCATTAACGTTCATTTTCTGCAAAATATTACTCACGTGGTTTTTCACTGTTTTCTCACTGATAAACAATGATTCACCGATTCCGCGGTTGCTTTTTCCGTCTGCAAGCATTTGCAGCACTTCACATTCCCGTCTCGTTAATATATGTAATGGTCTCCGAATTTCCGGATAAACCTCATGCTGAGGGTGAGCAGAAACTCCGCTTGTCGCAAGACGGCGGAATTCGTTGACAAGATTGTGGGTTACTTTCGGGTGAAGGTAAGAACCGCCCTCGGCTACCACTTTCACTGCCTCGATTAAAGTATCCGCGTCCATCTCTTTCAGGAGATAGCCTCTTGCACCTGTTTTTAAAGCATGAGTCACATAGTTTTCATCATCATGGATGGAGAGGATAATTACCTTAGATTCAGGGTACAGCTCAACAAGCTGCTTAGTAGCCTCTACTCCATTTACATTCGGCATATTGATATCCATTATGACGACATCGGGATGATAATGCTCGACGATACGAGCCGCTTCATCTCCATCGTCACCTTCTGCTACCACTTCAAAGGTAGGTTCAAAATCCAATATTCTTTTTACACCCTCACGGAATAGTTGATGGTCGTCGATAATAACAATATTTACTTTAGTCACACGCTACGCCTCCTTATCCTATTGTTCTATATACGCCGCTGTTCGGTCAATATGTCTTTTGGCTCTATTTAACAAATTATAGGCCGAGAGATAAAGGAACCTTAATCATGATAAATGTCCCAAGACCTAGTTTAGAGTCTATCGTTATCGTTCCTTCGAGCAGATCTACTCTTTCTTTCATTCCCAGCAAGCCGAATGACTTGTTTTTCTTTTGTTTAGCTTCCTTGATATCAAAGCCTTTTCCGTTGTCCTTAATAATAAGAACCACAAAATCAGCAGTTACTTCCACTTTTACTGTAATTTCCTCTGATTCTGAATGCTTCAGCGCATTTGTGACGGCTTCCTGAGCGAGACGGAAAAGCGCCACTTCAAATTGCGGGGCAAGCCTTTTGTTCTCCGTGTCTCCGATGCACTGAAAATGTATTTTCACCTTTCCGTTGTATTCTTCAGTTGTATAAAGATATTTTCTCAGTGTCGGAATCAGCCCGAGATCGTCCAATGCCATCGGTCTTAAATCATATATAATCCTTCTGACTTCGTAAAGAGCATTCCGCACATTCTGGCGAAGATTTCTGATTTCCTGAAAGCCGTCCTCCGTGCCGCGGTCGCGGAAGATCCGTTCTATCAATTCCGATCTCATCATAACATTTGCCAGCATTTGAGCCGGACCGTCATGAATTTCTCTGGAAACTCTTTTTCTTTCTTCCTCCTGGGCTTCGATAATTCTTAAACCGAAATCTTGTTTAGCCTGCGCATCGGCAAGCAGAAGCCCTACTTGGCGAAGGTCTTGATTCAGGTAATTCAGAACGACGGTTATTTGGCTGACCAATGATTCTGACCGTTCAATGATTTCCTGAAGCCCCAAAAGCCGGCGTTCTAAATCATCTCTGCGCTCCCGCAGCTGCTTTTCACGCTGCTGGATCATCGTCAGTTCCACTTGAAGTTTGTGCGCCTTTTCATAGGCGTTGCGAATTTCTTCTTCGCTGAACTTATGGAAATTTCTGCTTACTTCCGACAAGCGGTTTCTTGCATGCCGGGTATGTACTTCGAGTTTGTCGCCCAGCTCAATGACTTCGTACACCTGCTGTTTGATCTGTTTGAGTTCTTCGACCAGCTGCTCATATTGCTGGCGCGACTGCTCTCCGATTTGAAAAACCTCGTCCTTACTCCCGTCCACGGTTTTCAGCATTTTCATAAGTATAGAATCCAAAACTTTGGAGTCCATCTTCGATTTATTCATCAGTCTCCCTCCGTAACGGTGTTGTTATGTATTTTTATTATAAATGTAATTGAACTGCAATTTGTGTCGAATTATAATGAAAGAATGCGTATATTCTAGAAAAAAACATTTTTATATAGTATCTTACTCTTTCATAATACCAAAATATGCGCAAAAATTCTAAAGTCTGTTCGAATTTGTAGAAACAAGTCTTTTAATGCTTGTCAGGAGGGTCCAGCAATCATGCTGCACAGCTATTTAACTGTTAAAGAAACAGGTGAACATGAGATTGTGATCGAAAAATCACGTTTTATCTGCCACCTGAGCCGTGCCGCTTCTGAATCGGAAGCGCAGGAATTTATACAAAAGATCAAAAAACAGCACTGGAATGCGACTCATAACTGCTCAGCTTATCTGATCGGAGAAACGGATCAGATACAAAAGGCGAATGATGACGGTGAACCAAGCGGCACAGCCGGCGTACCCATGCTGGAAGTGCTGAAAAAACGCGGCCTGAAAGATACCTGCGCGGTGGTTACCCGGTATTTCGGCGGAATAAAGCTCGGAGCAGGCGGATTGATTCGCGCATACGGGAAGTCAGTTTCTGAGGGGTTAAATCATATAGGAGTTACGGAACGGAAGCTGATGCGGATTATGCATACATCGGCAGATTATACGTGGCTCGGCAAGATAGAGAATGAACTGAGAGAATCAGTTTTTTTACTGAAGGAGATCCATTATGCGGATCATGTCGAATTTGAAACATACGTTGAAGAAAAAG is a window encoding:
- the flgL gene encoding flagellar hook-associated protein FlgL; translated protein: MRVTQGMIAKNSLRFIGSSYDKLDRLQQQVSTGKKITKASDDPVVAMKGMQYRTQLAQVNQYQRNVSQGFTWLENSESSVNSETDIMGKIRDLMVQAKSDSNGETELKAIGTEIGQLKKQLVSVANTQVNGRYLFNGTNSDVPPITENADGTYTYNYENYTSASDVNINISNGAVLKVNSDPNSAFGGVAQNGDNVFEFLNSLEASLSKGTLSEADSKQILSDIDGFTDKMNAEKSNIGARTNRLELIQTRLESQAATAEKVLSDNEDVEMEDVIVDYLSQQTVHKAALSVNANIIQPSLIDFLK
- a CDS encoding DEAD/DEAH box helicase, which codes for MSGGASEFSKVRDFFYGRHLLRSEIPFSDQCIKRFIEKEYITAEPSVIRRKNRYVCRRCGQSDQARFAVFWAPSAKRHITYCRSCVVMGRADELTSLYSWNLAAENSWEPIKLSWEGTLTDGQKQAAEALIEAIKEKQELLVWAVCGSGKTEMLFPGIEFALNHGLRVCVATPRTDVVLELLPRLKKAFEKVEVSALYGGSEDKGSLTPLMISTAHQLMRYRDIFDVMIIDEVDAFPFSADETLRFAVDKARKKNSALVYVTATPSDTLKKRAEAGLLKSVRIPARYHRKPLPEPRFLWCGNWKKKLEKGKLPRSVTDWVRQKLQSRLPVFLFVPSVHILRKTTDYFQKLNIRAEGVHAEDTCRKDKVKRFREGRFDLLVTTTILERGVTVPKVQTCVLGAEAPIFTESALVQIAGRTGRHYKHFSGDVVMFHFGMTNGMKKAKKHIEYMNKLAQKNKLLD
- a CDS encoding ComF family protein; this encodes MNCLLCDSPISRSLTWSSLFSLAPEQEVCSACSNQFEKIEGPVCSLCGRPQQSNKKCADCMARESKTEQRFLLRQNRSVFLYNDAMKDSLARFKFRGDTKIIQTFERDFTAGFKAAYPANTHILVPIPLSPERLAERGFNQSELLASLLGMPVISPLIRLNNEKQSKKSKTERLSAEKKFSAAENSAEGMNVILIDDIYTTGATLHQAAGALLTAGKALSVSSFTLIRS
- the degU gene encoding two-component system response regulator DegU encodes the protein MTKVNIVIIDDHQLFREGVKRILDFEPTFEVVAEGDDGDEAARIVEHYHPDVVIMDINMPNVNGVEATKQLVELYPESKVIILSIHDDENYVTHALKTGARGYLLKEMDADTLIEAVKVVAEGGSYLHPKVTHNLVNEFRRLATSGVSAHPQHEVYPEIRRPLHILTRRECEVLQMLADGKSNRGIGESLFISEKTVKNHVSNILQKMNVNDRTQAVVVAIKNGWVEMR
- the flgM gene encoding flagellar biosynthesis anti-sigma factor FlgM encodes the protein MKINQYGTQSVNPYQKNYEKQAVQKEAAKPKDKVEISSHAKELQNASDAVTKTRQEKIAQLKADIESGTYKIDSNSIAEKIVNFYKKQ
- a CDS encoding flagellar protein FlgN; the encoded protein is MSAKPIIDQLKRLCALHEHLLTLSEEKTEALKAGKTKELSNILTKEQKYIQAIGQTEEERIKLTSQFLSGSEDNTIAACISRTSGSEKQELEGLFHSLSALLDRLKEVNEMNKQLTIQALQFISGAFDMIMPGEKENMNYKEPQTARQPVSRLTLFDSKA
- the degS gene encoding two-component sensor histidine kinase DegS; amino-acid sequence: MNKSKMDSKVLDSILMKMLKTVDGSKDEVFQIGEQSRQQYEQLVEELKQIKQQVYEVIELGDKLEVHTRHARNRLSEVSRNFHKFSEEEIRNAYEKAHKLQVELTMIQQREKQLRERRDDLERRLLGLQEIIERSESLVSQITVVLNYLNQDLRQVGLLLADAQAKQDFGLRIIEAQEEERKRVSREIHDGPAQMLANVMMRSELIERIFRDRGTEDGFQEIRNLRQNVRNALYEVRRIIYDLRPMALDDLGLIPTLRKYLYTTEEYNGKVKIHFQCIGDTENKRLAPQFEVALFRLAQEAVTNALKHSESEEITVKVEVTADFVVLIIKDNGKGFDIKEAKQKKNKSFGLLGMKERVDLLEGTITIDSKLGLGTFIMIKVPLSLGL
- a CDS encoding TIGR03826 family flagellar region protein, producing MGELANCPKCNALFFKTNLQTVCQACIKEEEKAFETVYKFLRKQVNRQSTMQQITEETGVEEELILKFIKQKRIQISQLPNLAYPCERCGNPIRTGKFCKSCQTDIESQLDHMNQKTAAEFKEKNSSNDTYYAYNTKNT
- a CDS encoding late competence development ComFB family protein, producing the protein MLVNSKEIVLKELLDRYIPQLHMKCTCRVCKNDVLALSLNRAEPAYVTDKKKVAYAKAEMVDKQKNTALLVILAESAAIVSVNPSEFCETREGA
- the flgK gene encoding flagellar hook-associated protein FlgK, which gives rise to MPSTFMGLETARRALSAQQTALSTVSNNVANANTAGYTRQRVTLQSTSPYPAVSKNSDLTAGQIGTGVKAGSVERVRDSFLDYQYRTENTKLGYYTARSNSLSQMEGVMKELDDNGLNGSLSSFWNALQDLATNPENTGARSVLQEQGKSLAESFNYISTSLTNIQGDIKKNLDNTADQVNSILNQLNDLNTQIAAVEPSGMLPNDLYDQRDRLIDQLSSMANIKVSYNKSGGHSLATAEGTVNVELLNGNNNSLGTLLDGNTKTVSEMKINYDKDSGLVSSVSIGSSEVNADAFTGKGSLLGLIESYGYMSNGEEKGLYPEMLTALDNMALSFADAFNAVHEKGKTYTGEQGAAFFDFSGDEAVPAKGAAAKIKVSDKILASTDNIAASLNGEKSDGTNATNLAAVQNSKLTINGETTTINDFYESLIGKLGVNSQKAANLMNNSESNTLSADQRRQSVSAVSLDEEMTNMIQFQHAYNAAARIITMQDEIFDKIINGMGTGGR
- a CDS encoding DegV family protein — protein: MNIAVVTDSTAYIPIEMREEHHIHMIPLQVVFGEKTFREETELDWRSFYKEVKNHDELPTTSQPSFGELIALYEELGKTYDAVISIHLSSGISGTYNSAASANAMVDHIKVYPFDSEISCLAQGFYALKAAQLIKDGVDSPEEIIKELEEMKKTVRAYFMVDDLSHLQRGGRLSSAQAFIGGLLKVKPILHFDNKLIVPFEKIRTRKKAISRILELFAEDASKGIPMRAAVIHANREEEAAEIIQELSGKYPHVEFYNSYFGAVIGTHLGEGAIGIGWCFKN
- a CDS encoding YigZ family protein, encoding MLHSYLTVKETGEHEIVIEKSRFICHLSRAASESEAQEFIQKIKKQHWNATHNCSAYLIGETDQIQKANDDGEPSGTAGVPMLEVLKKRGLKDTCAVVTRYFGGIKLGAGGLIRAYGKSVSEGLNHIGVTERKLMRIMHTSADYTWLGKIENELRESVFLLKEIHYADHVEFETYVEEKDKEAFIKWMTELTNGKSINTEGELTYLETDVSPKGD